The nucleotide sequence TGCCCCATTTTAACGTCTATAATAATAATCGCTCTCTGTTCGAGATGATGCTCGGTGCCTCGCACGGCAGTGCAGACGGCTATTTCACCCCGGAACAGTTTGCCAGCTTGCCGGATGATCATCAGCGGGAGATCAGAGAGCGTATCAAGGACGGGAACAGGAGTGAGAACGGAGAAGTGCTGGTTGTTACTCTGGACCTACCTGAAGAACGACGGCTCTTTGCCGACAAGATCAAGCCCGTGCAGGAGCAGATCTTTGCCGATGCCTGCCGCTTGAATCAGGCCTTCCTGCGTTCCGGCTGTAGCTTGCCTGAGCCGGAATGGTTTGCCCGGCGCCATGCCCGCATGGTCTTTACTCCGACCAGCGAAGAGATTGACTTTTTTGAGCGCCTTTATCATCTGGAAAACTTCGGCGTCTTTGAGTATACCGACTTTTGTACTGATACCAATCTTTCCCTGAAAGAACGGTGGCATAATTTTGTCAATATGCGCAAGAACCCGGCTATCCTGGAGATGGGGACCTGGCCGCCGATCATTCTCCGTCGTCTTGGTCTGGATTTTTATCGCCATATCAATGGCTACAGGCGCTTTCGTCGGGAGTTTTCATGAGGAGCTTTCGAGCTGGCCGAAAAAAAAAGGTCTTTGCAGGGCTTATTGGGTGCGCTCTTATCTGCACCGTGCTTGCCTGTCATCAGGAAAAGAACGAGCCTCCTGCGGGAGCGATCATGAACGGTGTGCCTCGCTTGATCCTGGACACGGATCTCTCCTCGGATGTGGATGATGTTGGGGCCGTTGCCCTGCTGCATGCCTTGGCCCGTCAGGGCAAGGTGCAGATCCTGGCCATGCAGGTCTCATCTGGTGACCTGTGGTCTGTTCCCTGCTTGGCTGCCCTGAATACTTGGTTTGGTCGCCCTGATATCCCCATCGGGATGGTGAAAGGGGAGGCTGTGCAGCACGAGTCAAAATACACCCGTACCATCGCCGAAGAGTTCCCTCATGAAACCACGACAGGCGCAGAGGTCCCTGATGCGGTGGAGCTCTATCGGCGTATCCTTGCTGAACAGCCGGATCATACCGTGACCCTGGTGACCATCGGTTATCTGACCAATCTGGCCAACCTCCTGCAATCGGAAGCGGACGAGATATCTCCTTTGGACGGGCTGG is from Candidatus Electrothrix sp. GW3-4 and encodes:
- a CDS encoding nucleoside hydrolase, whose amino-acid sequence is MRSFRAGRKKKVFAGLIGCALICTVLACHQEKNEPPAGAIMNGVPRLILDTDLSSDVDDVGAVALLHALARQGKVQILAMQVSSGDLWSVPCLAALNTWFGRPDIPIGMVKGEAVQHESKYTRTIAEEFPHETTTGAEVPDAVELYRRILAEQPDHTVTLVTIGYLTNLANLLQSEADEISPLDGLALVRQKVQRLVCMGGEYPSGREWNFFQDSEAAASVVAHWPTPVVFSGFEIGKEIMTGAGLRKVAQPNPVQRSYELYNGLTDRPSWDQVAVYYAVITANGQQSGFWVKNSGRNMVQPDGSNYWRNKRDEAVDHTYLVQRAETVTIAELLEGLMLTQRN